The Klebsiella aerogenes KCTC 2190 region TAAAGCTGTTGCCGTAAAAGATATCGGCAAAGCTTGGCGCAATCACCACTTTGAAACCGTAATCGGTCAACGCCCACGGCGCGTGCTCGCGCGAGGAGCCGCAGCCGAAGTTTTCACGCGCCAGCAGGATAGACGCCCCTTTATATTGCGGGAAGTTCAGCACGAACTCCGGGTTCGGTTGCTGCCCCTGGTCGTCGAGGAAACGCCAGTCGTTAAACAGGTGCGCGCCAAAGCCGGTACGCGTCACTTTCTGCAGGAACTGCTTTGGAATGATCGCATCGGTATCAACGTTTGCGGCATCCAGCGGAACCACCAGGCCAGTATGTTGGGTAAATTTCTCTGCCATGATGGTCTCCTTATTTCAAGTTACGGATATCGGCGAAATGGCCGGTAACCGCTGCTGCCGCGGCCATCGCCGGGCTGACTAAATGGGTGCGTCCGCCGCGGCCTTGACGGCCTTCAAAGTTACGGTTGCTGGTAGAGGCGCAACGTTCGCCGGGATTCAGGCGGTCGTTGTTCATCGCCAGACACATGGAGCAGCCCGGTAAACGCCACTCAAAACCGGCGTCGATGAAAATCTTATCCAAACCTTCGGCTTCCGCCTGCGCTTTCACCGGGCCGGAGCCGGGAACCACCAGTGCCTGTACGCCCGGCGCCACTTTACGCCCTTTGGCGATTTCCGCCGCCGCGCGTAAATCTTCGATTCGCGAGTTAGTACAGGAACCGATAAAGACTTTGTCGATCGCGACCTCGGTCAACGGTACGCCGGATTTCAGGCCCATATAGGCCAGCGCTTTTTCGGCGCTGGCGCGCTCGACCGGATCGCTGAACGACGCCGGATCCGGGATAATATCGGTAACCGAGATGACCTGGCCTGGATTGGTGCCCCAGGTGACCTGCGGCGCAATCTCTTCCGCCTGCAGCGTCACCACGGTATCGAAGGTGGCGTCATCATCGGTTTTCAGCGTTTTCCAGTATTCCACCGCGTCGGCGAAATCCTGGCCCTTCGGCGCGTGCAGGCGGCCCTGCACGTAATTGAATGTCGTCTCGTCAGGCGCGACCAGACCCGCTTTGGCGCCCATCTCGATTGCCATATTGCACAGAGTCA contains the following coding sequences:
- the leuD gene encoding 3-isopropylmalate dehydratase small subunit produces the protein MAEKFTQHTGLVVPLDAANVDTDAIIPKQFLQKVTRTGFGAHLFNDWRFLDDQGQQPNPEFVLNFPQYKGASILLARENFGCGSSREHAPWALTDYGFKVVIAPSFADIFYGNSFNNQLLPVTLSDEQVDELFKLVQANPGISFEVDLEAQVVKAGDKTYSFKIDDFRRHCMLNGLDSIGLTLQHEEAISAYERQQPAFMN
- the leuC gene encoding 3-isopropylmalate dehydratase large subunit is translated as MAKTLYEKLFDAHVVYEAQNETPLLYIDRHLVHEVTSPQAFDGLRAHGRQVRQPGKTFATMDHNVSTQTKDINASGEMARIQMQELIKNCKEFGVELYDLNHPFQGIVHVMGPEQGVTLPGMTIVCGDSHTATHGAFGALAFGIGTSEVEHVLATQTLKQGRAKTMKIEVRGKAAPGITAKDIVLAIIGKTGSAGGTGHVVEFCGEAIRDLSMEGRMTLCNMAIEMGAKAGLVAPDETTFNYVQGRLHAPKGQDFADAVEYWKTLKTDDDATFDTVVTLQAEEIAPQVTWGTNPGQVISVTDIIPDPASFSDPVERASAEKALAYMGLKSGVPLTEVAIDKVFIGSCTNSRIEDLRAAAEIAKGRKVAPGVQALVVPGSGPVKAQAEAEGLDKIFIDAGFEWRLPGCSMCLAMNNDRLNPGERCASTSNRNFEGRQGRGGRTHLVSPAMAAAAAVTGHFADIRNLK